From one Enterococcus sp. DIV2402 genomic stretch:
- a CDS encoding DEAD/DEAH box helicase produces the protein MKWSIPEKIIEKARTYLNDGRVLSVTPDPENQVWHAEVLGSELYRIDLDTSAKEEDYCQCPYWEEHHYCKHTVAVELYLRKEGKTRMIPKSEIQKVETFSPSVMFSNGFHRLANESERKAIPLAIECQLDSLPTNPYRYELDVLGISLKIGERNGRSYVIKNIYKFLQVYDEEKLYVANKQNSFSLAHQAFDEATNSFLMRLSHLAQTQQLMGQAGIQVKGKLDKKYLLLPVESAREVVEQMIQFPFLLQTENEKLRTLHFTDEEQPLRFSLARVAEQFELRIEQNFDLVYKYYGWGIVNEQVYALSVKDFDIYLTMEQLLKRLEKPVIAYPKHELSILFKQVLPLLRRIGEVHISEEVYNYISDEKLHVVFYLKKRQGNIDMRADYVYGDVVYSTDESHQLVPENHAEVLRDYKQEQRIELLAKSLDFSRTETGWQKPLPEGEALYRFFTRELSFLRQLGDIRMGKKLRERYLDGRKFQPQIEVREAGSWLDVSFDISGIAQNEIDEVLQSLLRNDQFYTMENGQILALDSEEFQETSRILAQLRENIQTEKGIAKIPLNQGLQIQQQLADHANFSEGFDKMVTDLTHPEAYNTELPQHLQAELREYQVAGFRWLKMLSHYQFGGILADEMGLGKTLQTISYLLSEKEEHQTIQVLIVAPASLTYNWHQEIKKFAPTLRAIVVSGNKDEREQIMNQQADVWITSYASLRQDIDSYREREIGYLILDEAQMVKNSSTKTAQALRSLKVDHRFALSGTPIENNLEELWALFQMIMPGFFPSKQRYRELSTEQIAGMIQPFILRRDKRTVLKDLPEKIETNYYSALTEEQKTVYLAYLRQMREEISSMDSATFKKNRISILAGLTRLRQICCDPKLFIEDYAGGSGKLEQVKDLIQAAKENNRRVLLFSQFTSMLSIIEEELNELGLETFYLRGSTPPKERIEMVDAFNAGEKDVFLISLKAGGTGLNLTGADTVILYDLWWNPAVEEQAAGRAHRIGQKRVVEVWRMIAEGTIEERMNSLQQEKRELFQRVIQGNETQLQQMTEDDIRLILSVGEE, from the coding sequence ATGAAATGGAGTATTCCAGAAAAAATCATCGAAAAAGCAAGAACCTATCTGAACGATGGGCGGGTGTTATCGGTAACTCCTGATCCAGAAAATCAAGTATGGCATGCAGAAGTTTTAGGGAGTGAATTGTATCGAATTGACCTTGATACTAGTGCAAAAGAAGAAGACTATTGTCAGTGTCCTTATTGGGAAGAACATCATTATTGCAAACATACAGTAGCTGTTGAACTTTATTTGCGTAAAGAAGGAAAAACGCGCATGATTCCCAAAAGTGAGATTCAAAAAGTCGAAACTTTTTCGCCATCTGTCATGTTTTCGAATGGTTTTCATCGTTTAGCGAATGAATCAGAAAGAAAGGCGATACCACTTGCAATTGAATGCCAATTAGATAGTTTGCCAACCAATCCATATCGCTATGAATTAGATGTTTTAGGTATTTCATTAAAAATTGGAGAACGCAATGGTCGCAGCTACGTCATTAAGAACATTTATAAATTTTTACAAGTATATGATGAAGAAAAATTGTATGTAGCAAATAAGCAAAATAGTTTTTCCCTTGCTCATCAGGCTTTTGACGAGGCAACCAATTCATTTTTAATGCGTCTTTCTCATTTGGCGCAAACTCAACAATTAATGGGTCAAGCTGGAATTCAAGTGAAAGGCAAATTAGATAAGAAATATCTCTTGTTGCCTGTCGAATCAGCGCGCGAAGTGGTTGAGCAGATGATACAATTTCCATTTTTATTACAAACTGAAAATGAGAAATTACGTACCTTACATTTTACTGATGAGGAACAACCGTTGCGATTTTCATTGGCACGCGTAGCAGAACAATTTGAGCTACGGATTGAACAGAATTTCGACCTTGTTTATAAATATTATGGTTGGGGCATTGTGAATGAACAAGTGTATGCGTTAAGTGTAAAAGATTTCGATATTTATTTAACGATGGAACAATTACTAAAACGCTTAGAAAAACCAGTCATCGCTTATCCGAAGCACGAATTATCGATTCTATTTAAACAAGTGTTGCCACTCTTACGCAGAATTGGCGAAGTTCACATCTCAGAAGAAGTATATAATTATATCAGTGATGAGAAATTACATGTAGTTTTCTACTTGAAAAAACGCCAAGGAAATATTGATATGCGGGCAGACTATGTCTATGGGGATGTCGTTTATTCTACCGACGAATCCCATCAACTCGTTCCTGAAAATCATGCCGAAGTTTTACGTGATTATAAACAAGAGCAACGAATTGAATTGCTAGCGAAAAGTTTGGATTTCTCACGAACAGAAACAGGTTGGCAAAAGCCTTTACCAGAAGGCGAAGCGCTCTATCGTTTCTTTACCCGTGAATTGTCATTTTTACGTCAATTAGGTGACATTCGCATGGGTAAAAAATTGCGCGAACGTTATTTAGATGGACGTAAGTTTCAGCCACAGATTGAAGTGAGAGAAGCTGGTTCTTGGTTGGATGTGAGTTTTGACATCTCAGGAATTGCTCAAAATGAAATTGATGAAGTATTACAAAGTTTGTTGCGTAATGACCAATTTTATACTATGGAAAATGGGCAAATTTTAGCCTTAGATTCAGAAGAGTTCCAAGAAACGAGTCGAATTTTAGCGCAATTACGCGAAAATATCCAAACGGAAAAAGGAATTGCCAAAATTCCTTTAAATCAAGGATTACAAATTCAACAACAGTTAGCAGATCATGCGAATTTCAGTGAAGGTTTTGACAAAATGGTGACGGATTTGACGCATCCAGAAGCTTATAATACGGAGTTGCCTCAGCATTTACAAGCCGAACTTCGTGAATATCAAGTTGCTGGTTTTCGTTGGTTAAAAATGTTAAGTCACTACCAGTTTGGTGGTATTTTAGCCGATGAAATGGGCTTAGGGAAAACGTTACAAACGATTAGTTATTTGCTGTCAGAAAAAGAAGAACATCAGACGATTCAAGTGCTAATTGTGGCACCTGCGAGTTTAACTTATAACTGGCATCAAGAAATCAAAAAATTTGCACCTACCTTGCGAGCGATTGTCGTTAGCGGAAATAAAGACGAACGTGAACAAATTATGAATCAACAAGCAGATGTCTGGATTACATCTTACGCCAGTTTACGCCAAGATATTGATAGTTATCGTGAACGTGAAATCGGTTATTTAATTTTAGATGAAGCTCAAATGGTGAAAAATAGTAGCACGAAAACCGCCCAAGCCTTACGTTCATTAAAAGTGGATCATCGTTTTGCGTTGAGTGGGACGCCAATTGAAAACAATTTAGAAGAATTATGGGCATTGTTCCAAATGATTATGCCAGGCTTTTTCCCAAGTAAACAGCGCTATCGAGAATTATCGACAGAACAAATTGCGGGAATGATTCAACCGTTTATTTTACGTCGAGATAAGCGCACTGTATTAAAAGACTTGCCAGAAAAAATTGAAACCAATTATTATAGTGCATTAACCGAAGAACAAAAAACGGTTTATTTGGCTTACTTGCGTCAAATGCGCGAAGAGATTTCAAGTATGGATTCAGCAACCTTTAAGAAAAATCGAATTAGCATTCTTGCAGGGTTAACTCGTCTGCGCCAAATCTGTTGTGATCCGAAATTATTTATTGAAGACTATGCAGGTGGTTCAGGAAAACTGGAACAGGTAAAAGATTTGATTCAAGCTGCAAAAGAAAATAATCGTCGGGTTTTATTGTTCTCACAATTTACAAGCATGCTGTCAATTATTGAAGAAGAATTAAACGAATTAGGGTTAGAGACCTTTTATTTGCGAGGAAGTACACCACCTAAAGAACGAATTGAAATGGTGGATGCGTTCAATGCAGGGGAAAAAGACGTTTTCTTGATTTCTTTAAAAGCTGGTGGTACAGGCTTGAACTTGACCGGTGCCGATACGGTCATCTTGTATGACTTGTGGTGGAACCCAGCAGTAGAAGAACAAGCTGCCGGACGTGCCCATCGTATTGGACAAAAACGGGTTGTTGAAGTTTGGCGAATGATTGCGGAAGGAACAATTGAAGAACGAATGAATTCTTTGCAACAAGAAAAACGTGAATTGTTCCAACGAGTGATTCAAGGCAATGAAACACAACTCCAACAAATGACCGAAGACGACATTCGCTTAATTTTAAGTGTCGGCGAGGAATAG
- a CDS encoding AAA family ATPase produces the protein MQPRTLTMKNFGPFIHESVDFGDFQEAGLFLISGKTGAGKTTIFDGMTFALFGETSGQLRSGKEMRSMFATPEEETSVTFCFEHQGFFYEIERSPEQEVQKKRGDGTKKQTAKVRLTIYDGQMQEQKQYTKRTEVDQFIKDLLNVDAKQFFQIILLPQGEFRNFLIASSSEKEKLLRNLFGTELYQRLNEWFRQKQKNMDQSLSKKYHQMEALLPRFQWLEEEKTFVSVQETLSDWQEIIEQLVNRQKQLKVDFERAKDTKKQAETALYTGKEQSKLCLEQAELTEKYAVLEAQTAEIATIQTTVDRLSWVEKHLNLLHNLDECRKEHATIDTLLLELTQLVSKNKHAQTDWEAEKTTMNQLQEQVTRQQKEQQRLENLVPLAKKVQELQEKEVAQKQVLAELQKQVADYQDQQIALEAARISTLSEEKEVLQVKELQLVQLTAKVERWQEEQQQLATVQQQLQTNEQTMHTTIEKINRLDEDVTELRELFKQQQSEYAKLQIARLQLLLVDGEPCPVCGSTTHVHKEQTVSEDELATSERLVEETTQVLRAKEEAYQTVRYQQQTLQEKQHELMMQKTTLNNNCRRLHQEMVKLLNEEFDHPSERVQLFQETVMQAQARLEQKMNEQQVIEEELSQVTAKYQTVNQEFQKLEHVVQPISLEIQTLQQQLDYQTQAELIAEITELQQQINTNQQRLEKYQVQGEELTTEFISLHERQQQQTQQLQMLAEKKYEQEKKLQQALNDSVFDSEEAMRLAYEEIAILPSLQEKLTSYHQEVTVIKRRLQDLERLIVDKQPDVTYLQEQYDLAEQEMTALQTQIIQQEETLQSNRQLLQELQTLSLQSSEQVAEMSQLQQLSQTLNGDNPEKISIERYVLQSFLAEILAVANQRLSKLTRGRYQFLLANKKGSYRSSTGLEINIYDDNAGMSRRAHTLSGGESFIAALALALSLADVIQNRAGGIAIEALFIDEGFGSLDEESLEMAMEALEIIENEGRMIGIISHVRELKDRIQQQLIVQTNGSGQSHIKSQVV, from the coding sequence ATGCAGCCGAGAACATTAACAATGAAAAATTTTGGTCCATTCATTCATGAATCAGTGGACTTTGGCGATTTTCAGGAAGCAGGTCTCTTTTTAATTAGTGGGAAAACCGGTGCAGGAAAAACCACCATTTTTGACGGTATGACGTTTGCTTTGTTTGGTGAAACTTCTGGACAGCTACGTTCAGGAAAAGAAATGCGTTCGATGTTTGCAACGCCAGAAGAAGAAACATCGGTGACTTTTTGTTTTGAGCATCAAGGATTTTTTTATGAAATTGAGCGTTCTCCAGAACAAGAAGTTCAGAAGAAACGTGGCGATGGAACAAAAAAACAAACCGCTAAAGTGCGTCTAACGATTTATGACGGTCAAATGCAAGAACAAAAGCAATATACGAAACGTACCGAAGTTGATCAGTTTATCAAAGATTTATTGAATGTGGATGCCAAACAATTTTTCCAAATTATTTTGTTACCACAAGGCGAATTTCGTAACTTTTTAATTGCTTCTAGTAGTGAAAAAGAAAAATTACTGCGCAATCTATTTGGTACTGAGCTGTATCAGCGCTTAAATGAATGGTTCCGACAAAAACAAAAAAATATGGACCAATCATTGAGCAAAAAATACCATCAAATGGAAGCTTTATTGCCACGGTTCCAATGGCTGGAGGAAGAAAAAACGTTTGTTTCTGTGCAAGAAACATTAAGTGATTGGCAAGAAATTATTGAGCAACTAGTAAATCGCCAAAAGCAATTAAAGGTAGACTTTGAACGCGCAAAAGACACGAAAAAGCAAGCCGAAACAGCTTTATATACTGGAAAAGAACAATCAAAATTATGCCTGGAACAAGCGGAGTTAACTGAAAAATATGCAGTTCTTGAGGCACAAACAGCCGAAATCGCAACGATACAAACAACCGTTGACCGCTTATCTTGGGTTGAAAAACATCTAAATCTCTTGCACAACTTAGACGAATGTCGCAAAGAACATGCGACAATTGATACCTTGTTGCTAGAGTTAACGCAATTAGTAAGTAAAAATAAACACGCCCAGACCGATTGGGAAGCCGAAAAAACAACTATGAATCAGTTGCAAGAACAAGTAACGAGGCAACAAAAGGAGCAACAACGACTTGAAAATTTAGTGCCTTTAGCAAAAAAAGTTCAAGAATTACAAGAAAAAGAGGTTGCACAAAAGCAAGTTTTAGCTGAGCTTCAAAAGCAAGTTGCCGATTATCAAGATCAACAAATTGCCCTTGAAGCAGCCCGTATTTCAACACTTTCAGAAGAAAAAGAAGTGTTGCAAGTAAAGGAACTGCAGCTCGTTCAATTGACAGCTAAAGTCGAACGCTGGCAAGAGGAACAACAGCAATTAGCCACCGTTCAACAGCAGCTTCAAACAAATGAACAAACAATGCACACTACTATAGAAAAAATAAACAGACTTGATGAAGATGTTACAGAACTTCGTGAGTTGTTTAAACAACAGCAGAGTGAATATGCCAAGCTACAAATTGCCCGTTTGCAGTTATTGCTAGTTGATGGAGAACCGTGTCCCGTTTGCGGTTCAACAACGCATGTGCACAAGGAACAAACGGTATCTGAAGACGAACTTGCAACAAGTGAACGCTTAGTTGAAGAAACGACTCAAGTATTACGAGCAAAAGAAGAGGCGTACCAGACTGTTCGTTATCAGCAACAAACCTTGCAGGAAAAACAACATGAGCTGATGATGCAAAAAACAACGCTCAACAATAATTGTAGGAGACTGCATCAAGAAATGGTGAAGCTCTTAAATGAGGAATTTGATCATCCAAGTGAACGCGTGCAACTTTTCCAAGAAACAGTGATGCAAGCACAAGCACGATTGGAACAAAAAATGAATGAGCAACAAGTAATTGAGGAAGAATTGAGTCAAGTGACCGCGAAGTATCAGACAGTCAATCAAGAATTCCAAAAACTTGAACACGTTGTACAACCTATTTCTTTAGAAATTCAAACGTTGCAACAACAATTGGACTATCAGACACAAGCTGAATTGATAGCTGAAATCACTGAACTGCAACAACAAATAAATACTAATCAGCAGCGCTTGGAAAAGTATCAGGTGCAAGGCGAAGAATTAACGACGGAATTTATTAGCTTACATGAGCGTCAGCAACAACAAACACAGCAATTACAAATGCTTGCTGAAAAAAAATACGAACAAGAAAAAAAATTGCAACAAGCACTAAATGACAGTGTTTTTGATTCAGAAGAAGCGATGCGCCTAGCCTACGAAGAGATTGCGATTTTACCAAGCCTGCAAGAAAAATTAACATCGTATCATCAAGAAGTAACGGTGATTAAAAGACGTTTACAGGATTTAGAGCGTCTGATTGTTGATAAACAACCAGATGTGACTTATTTGCAAGAACAATATGATTTAGCCGAACAGGAAATGACCGCATTACAAACTCAAATTATCCAGCAAGAGGAAACGCTCCAAAGCAATCGTCAGTTGTTACAAGAATTACAAACATTGTCCTTGCAATCATCCGAACAAGTAGCAGAAATGAGTCAATTGCAACAACTTTCGCAAACGTTAAATGGGGACAATCCTGAAAAAATTAGTATTGAACGATATGTGTTACAATCATTCTTAGCAGAGATTTTAGCAGTTGCTAATCAACGACTCAGTAAATTAACAAGAGGCCGTTATCAATTTTTATTAGCAAACAAAAAGGGGAGTTATCGAAGTTCTACAGGATTAGAAATTAATATCTATGATGATAATGCTGGTATGAGCCGACGTGCGCATACGTTATCAGGAGGCGAAAGTTTTATTGCTGCTTTAGCTTTAGCTTTGTCGTTAGCCGATGTTATTCAAAATCGTGCCGGTGGTATTGCCATCGAAGCACTTTTTATCGATGAAGGATTTGGTTCATTGGATGAAGAATCACTAGAAATGGCGATGGAAGCTTTAGAAATTATTGAAAATGAAGGACGAATGATTGGAATTATCAGTCACGTCAGAGAATTAAAAGATCGTATTCAACAACAATTAATTGTCCAAACAAATGGAAGCGGTCAAAGCCATATTAAGAGTCAAGTGGTGTAG
- a CDS encoding exonuclease SbcCD subunit D C-terminal domain-containing protein encodes MRFLHTADWHIGKKLHGYDLLADQRDSIDKIIRLAQEEAVDAIVIAGDLYDRSVPSVEAVELLNQKLIEINLEKKIPVLAISGNHDSSGRLATGSPWFKETDFYLHTQLSEAFHPIEMADTQFFLLPYFEPIAARLYFDDERLTTIQAAMKRVITEMETLFDTTKKQVLVTHFFIAGGLRTDSETPIEVGGLNSVPYELLEKFDYVALGHLHSKNALTKGNVRYSGSPLKFSLSEINDEKGVWIIDTDELIPAFHALPPLRDIQSIEASFDELLQPAFYQQLNREQFWQISLTDRAVIPNMMNQLREVYPYILSVERLNGRETSQPFLERQREQNPQQVITTFFEEITGETLTEKQSKWLSEGLQTALDTEKRD; translated from the coding sequence GTGCGATTTTTACATACAGCCGATTGGCATATTGGGAAAAAACTTCATGGATACGATTTATTAGCCGATCAACGAGATAGCATTGACAAAATTATACGCTTAGCACAAGAAGAAGCCGTAGATGCGATTGTTATTGCGGGTGATTTGTACGATCGCTCTGTTCCTAGTGTCGAAGCTGTGGAACTGTTAAATCAAAAATTGATTGAAATAAATCTTGAGAAAAAAATTCCGGTGTTAGCTATTTCAGGCAATCATGATTCAAGTGGACGCTTAGCGACGGGATCACCGTGGTTTAAAGAAACTGATTTTTATTTGCATACGCAATTGAGCGAAGCGTTTCATCCTATTGAAATGGCAGACACCCAATTTTTCCTTTTGCCTTACTTCGAACCGATTGCAGCTCGCTTATATTTTGACGATGAACGTTTAACGACGATTCAAGCTGCCATGAAACGAGTAATTACTGAAATGGAGACATTGTTTGACACTACGAAGAAACAGGTATTAGTAACTCATTTTTTCATTGCGGGTGGTTTACGAACGGATTCAGAAACGCCGATTGAAGTGGGTGGATTAAACAGTGTGCCGTATGAATTATTAGAAAAATTTGATTATGTTGCTTTAGGGCATTTACATTCTAAAAACGCATTGACAAAAGGTAACGTGCGGTATAGTGGTTCACCATTAAAATTTTCTTTATCAGAAATCAATGATGAAAAAGGTGTTTGGATTATCGATACAGATGAACTGATTCCTGCGTTTCATGCACTACCACCTTTACGTGATATCCAATCGATCGAGGCCTCGTTTGATGAATTATTACAACCGGCCTTTTATCAACAGTTAAATCGAGAACAGTTTTGGCAAATTTCCTTAACTGATCGGGCCGTGATTCCAAATATGATGAATCAATTACGCGAAGTTTATCCATATATTTTAAGTGTGGAACGATTGAATGGTCGCGAAACGTCACAGCCATTTCTTGAACGACAACGTGAACAAAATCCTCAACAAGTTATCACGACTTTTTTTGAAGAAATAACGGGTGAGACCCTAACTGAAAAACAATCCAAGTGGTTATCAGAAGGGTTACAAACAGCATTAGATACAGAAAAGAGGGACTAA
- a CDS encoding lysophospholipid acyltransferase family protein, which yields MFFTFMRGVIRVILFVVNGNAHYEQRKLLPNDENYILVAPHRTWWDPLYLAIAARPKKFAFMAKEELFKNPVLRFILVKSNAFPVKRDKPGPSAIKTPVKILKDTDLSLIMFPSGTRHSTALKGGMAVIAKMAKVRVVPSVYQGPLTLKDLFKRKRVTVRFGEPIDLSDIKKMNDEGLAEVERRIQDAFDQLDKEVNPDFHYEPNK from the coding sequence ATGTTTTTTACATTTATGCGTGGCGTTATACGCGTCATTTTATTTGTAGTAAATGGGAATGCTCACTACGAGCAAAGAAAATTACTACCTAACGATGAGAATTATATTTTAGTTGCACCACACCGTACATGGTGGGATCCTTTGTATTTAGCAATTGCAGCCCGACCGAAAAAATTTGCTTTTATGGCAAAAGAAGAGTTGTTCAAAAATCCGGTTTTACGATTTATTTTGGTGAAATCCAATGCATTTCCTGTGAAACGTGACAAACCAGGACCGAGTGCCATTAAAACACCTGTCAAAATTTTGAAAGATACGGATTTGAGTTTAATTATGTTTCCAAGTGGAACGAGACATTCAACTGCTTTAAAAGGTGGTATGGCAGTCATTGCTAAGATGGCTAAAGTTCGTGTCGTCCCTTCTGTTTATCAAGGACCACTGACATTAAAAGATTTATTTAAACGTAAACGGGTGACTGTTCGCTTTGGTGAGCCAATTGATTTAAGTGATATTAAAAAGATGAATGACGAAGGATTAGCAGAAGTAGAACGCCGGATTCAAGACGCGTTTGATCAGTTAGATAAAGAAGTTAATCCAGATTTTCATTATGAACCAAATAAATAG